A part of Aquaspirillum sp. LM1 genomic DNA contains:
- a CDS encoding response regulator encodes MDTADHLLVVDDDRDIRELLTNYLTRNGFRATAVADGRAMRAALAAHAFDLVVLDVMLPGEDGLTLCRELRARSNLPILMLTARGDDLDRIVGLEMGADDYLPKPFNPRELLARIKAVLRRARSLPDNLHAPQHSFARFDGWTLNFDTRTLHDPAGEAVELSGAEFRLLKIFVERPHRVLNRDQLMDLLHGRDTEPFDRSIDVQVSRLRQRLGDDAREARLIKTVRGEGYVFTAPVSLSGEPACD; translated from the coding sequence ATGGATACTGCTGATCATCTGCTGGTCGTTGACGACGACCGCGACATTCGCGAACTGCTGACCAACTACCTCACCCGCAATGGCTTTCGCGCCACGGCGGTGGCCGACGGGCGTGCCATGCGCGCCGCACTGGCGGCGCATGCGTTTGATCTGGTGGTGCTGGACGTGATGCTGCCCGGCGAAGACGGCCTGACCCTGTGCCGCGAACTGCGCGCGCGCTCCAACCTGCCGATTCTGATGCTGACCGCGCGCGGCGACGACCTCGACCGCATTGTCGGGCTGGAGATGGGGGCTGATGATTACCTGCCCAAGCCGTTTAACCCGCGTGAACTGCTGGCGCGGATCAAGGCCGTGCTGCGCCGGGCGCGCTCCCTGCCAGACAATCTGCACGCGCCACAGCACAGCTTTGCCCGGTTTGACGGCTGGACGCTGAACTTCGACACCCGCACCCTGCACGACCCAGCCGGTGAGGCAGTGGAATTGTCTGGTGCCGAGTTTCGTTTGCTGAAAATCTTTGTCGAGCGCCCGCACCGGGTGCTCAACCGTGACCAGCTGATGGACCTGCTGCATGGCCGCGATACCGAGCCATTTGACCGCAGCATTGATGTGCAGGTCAGCCGCCTGCGCCAGCGCCTGGGCGACGACGCCCGCGAGGCGCGGCTGATCAAAACCGTGCGCGGTGAAGGCTATGTGTTCACGGCACCGGTCAGCTTGTCTGGAGAGCCGGCATGCGACTGA
- a CDS encoding transposase — protein MPLRVQQGIGLAKGALRARQEKARLSGLCKLLTEWRNGSETPWLADAPVHPLQQTLKDLERAYANFFARRADFPRFKKKGQSDSFRYPDPKQIKLDQANSRIFLPKLGWLRYRNSREVLGVVKNVTVSQSCGKWFVSIQTEREVEQPIPKGGAVGIDLGVVRFATLSDGAFHAPLNSFKRHETALRRAQQAMSRKTRFSSNWKKAKSRIQRIHARIGNARRDFLHKATTTISQNHAMVCIEDLQVRNMSKSAAGSPEKPGKQVRAKSGLNKSILDQGWAEFRCQLDYKLAWNGGHLITVPAQNTSRTCPCCGHVSADNRQTQARFQCVECGFKENADVVGAINILSCGMQRLRDEGQDTADASAGREAAARIACEVSGAVMPPAAGTRRSDLCRLDAGMSAVGIPRL, from the coding sequence GTGCCGCTTCGTGTTCAACAAGGCATTGGCCTTGCAAAAGGAGCACTACGAGCAAGGCAAGAAAAAGCTCGGCTATCAGGGCTGTGCAAGCTGCTCACCGAGTGGCGCAATGGATCTGAAACGCCGTGGCTGGCCGATGCGCCCGTTCATCCGCTGCAACAGACGCTCAAGGACCTGGAGCGCGCTTACGCCAACTTCTTCGCCAGACGCGCTGATTTTCCGCGTTTCAAGAAGAAGGGCCAGTCCGACAGCTTTCGCTATCCAGACCCGAAACAGATCAAGCTCGACCAGGCCAACAGCCGAATCTTCCTGCCCAAGCTCGGCTGGCTGCGCTACCGCAACAGCCGGGAAGTGCTGGGGGTGGTGAAGAACGTGACCGTCAGCCAGTCCTGCGGCAAATGGTTCGTGTCGATCCAGACCGAACGCGAGGTCGAGCAGCCAATTCCAAAGGGTGGAGCAGTCGGCATCGACCTGGGCGTGGTGCGCTTTGCCACGCTCTCGGATGGCGCGTTCCATGCCCCGCTCAACAGCTTCAAGCGACACGAGACGGCCTTGCGCCGCGCGCAGCAGGCCATGAGCCGCAAGACCAGATTCAGCAGCAACTGGAAGAAGGCAAAGTCCAGAATCCAGCGCATTCACGCCCGCATCGGCAACGCCCGCCGCGACTTCCTGCACAAAGCCACGACCACGATCAGCCAAAACCACGCGATGGTGTGTATCGAGGACTTGCAAGTGAGAAACATGTCCAAGTCGGCAGCAGGCAGCCCCGAAAAGCCGGGGAAGCAGGTTCGGGCCAAGTCCGGCCTGAACAAGTCCATCCTCGATCAAGGATGGGCCGAGTTCCGCTGCCAATTGGACTACAAACTGGCGTGGAACGGCGGGCATCTCATCACCGTGCCGGCACAGAACACCAGCCGCACCTGTCCGTGCTGCGGCCATGTGTCGGCGGACAACCGCCAGACGCAAGCCCGGTTCCAGTGTGTTGAGTGCGGTTTTAAGGAAAACGCCGATGTGGTCGGCGCGATCAACATCCTGTCTTGCGGGATGCAACGATTGCGAGACGAAGGGCAGGACACGGCGGACGCTTCCGCCGGGCGGGAAGCCGCAGCCCGGATCGCCTGTGAAGTGAGCGGTGCAGTCATGCCGCCAGCAGCAGGAACCCGCCGAAGCGACTTATGCCGGCTCGATGCCGGGATGAGCGCCGTAGGAATCCCCCGACTTTAG
- the wrbA gene encoding NAD(P)H:quinone oxidoreductase — protein sequence MHDILVLYYSQHGAVRQLAQLIARGVESVPGCQARLRTVPKVSTVCEATAPAIPDSGAPYVEPIDLVECAGLALGSPTRFGNMAAAMKYFLDGTTGHWLNGALAGKPACVFTSTSSQHGGQESTLLSMMLPLLHHGMLLVGLPYTEPALSATQTGGTPYGVSHVAGANNDRPISDDERKLALAQGKRLAEVALKLRG from the coding sequence ATGCACGATATCCTGGTGCTGTATTACAGCCAGCATGGCGCGGTCAGACAGCTGGCGCAGCTGATTGCCCGTGGCGTGGAATCCGTCCCCGGTTGTCAGGCGCGGCTGCGTACCGTGCCGAAAGTGTCTACTGTATGCGAAGCCACTGCCCCGGCCATTCCGGACTCTGGCGCGCCGTATGTCGAGCCGATTGACCTGGTGGAATGCGCCGGCCTGGCGCTGGGCAGTCCCACCCGGTTTGGCAATATGGCGGCGGCGATGAAGTATTTTCTGGATGGCACCACCGGGCACTGGCTGAATGGCGCGCTGGCGGGTAAACCGGCCTGTGTGTTCACCAGCACCTCCAGCCAGCACGGCGGCCAGGAAAGCACCCTGCTGTCGATGATGCTGCCGCTGCTGCACCACGGCATGCTGCTGGTGGGCTTGCCCTATACCGAACCGGCGCTGTCCGCCACCCAGACCGGCGGCACCCCCTACGGCGTCAGCCATGTGGCCGGGGCCAACAACGACCGGCCCATTTCCGACGACGAACGCAAGCTGGCGCTGGCCCAGGGCAAGCGGCTGGCCGAGGTGGCGCTGAAGCTGCGGGGATAA
- a CDS encoding YihY family inner membrane protein — MIAVPRLALARLLPRRLRELVSFLAFVVRRLLVEDRCVQVAASLTFTTLLSLVPLLTLGLIVLSAFPVFADYSARIKLFLLANLVPDFAGKIISVYMRQFADNAGRLTAVGLVLLAATALSLMLTIERTFNTIWRVNTPRPFARQMLTYWAILTLGPLLLGGGLSGLARLMRASGLGSQAPLISGLLQWLTSLLLTTLILAILYSLTPNRHVPRRHALMGAGCAALLLELTQAGFALYLDLAKSYQLVYGAFAAFPILLIWLQLIWLVVLFGAVLTATLPYWADRAWQGPANNSRRLLHVLEILLQLNEAQQQGRSLQLADLRRRVHTGYDELGHLLDTLARAGYVSRTRQDGWLLTGRAEHILLGELYQLFILPPLPFRRHSVQAQVLRGVLAPGEAALDISLAEFARRCAEPAEHHLADGH; from the coding sequence GTGATTGCCGTTCCCCGCCTTGCGCTTGCCCGTCTGCTGCCCCGTCGCCTGCGCGAACTGGTCAGCTTTCTGGCCTTTGTCGTGCGTCGCCTGCTGGTGGAAGACCGCTGCGTGCAGGTGGCCGCCAGTCTGACCTTTACCACCTTGCTGTCGCTGGTGCCGCTGCTGACCCTGGGCCTGATCGTGTTGTCGGCGTTTCCGGTGTTTGCCGACTACAGCGCCCGCATCAAGCTGTTTCTGCTGGCCAATCTGGTGCCCGACTTTGCCGGCAAGATCATTTCGGTATACATGCGCCAGTTTGCCGACAACGCTGGCCGGCTGACGGCGGTGGGGCTGGTGCTGCTGGCGGCCACGGCGCTGTCGCTGATGCTGACCATCGAACGCACCTTCAACACCATCTGGCGGGTGAACACCCCGCGCCCGTTTGCCCGGCAGATGCTCACCTACTGGGCCATCCTGACCCTGGGCCCCTTGCTGCTGGGCGGGGGCTTGTCTGGCCTGGCGCGGCTGATGCGCGCCAGCGGGCTGGGCAGCCAGGCACCGCTGATATCCGGCCTGTTGCAATGGCTGACTTCGCTGCTGCTGACCACGCTGATTCTGGCGATTTTGTACAGCCTCACCCCCAACCGGCATGTCCCGCGCCGTCATGCGCTGATGGGGGCTGGCTGTGCCGCGCTGCTGCTGGAGCTGACCCAGGCCGGGTTTGCCCTGTATCTGGATCTGGCCAAGTCCTACCAACTGGTGTACGGCGCATTTGCGGCGTTTCCGATTTTATTGATCTGGCTGCAGTTGATCTGGCTGGTGGTGTTGTTTGGTGCCGTGCTCACCGCCACCTTGCCCTATTGGGCCGACCGCGCCTGGCAAGGGCCGGCCAACAACAGCCGGCGTCTGCTGCATGTGCTGGAAATCCTGCTGCAACTGAACGAGGCGCAACAGCAGGGCCGCAGTCTGCAGCTGGCCGACCTGCGCCGCCGGGTGCACACGGGCTATGATGAGCTGGGCCACCTGCTCGACACTCTGGCACGCGCCGGCTATGTCAGCCGCACCCGGCAGGATGGCTGGCTGCTGACAGGCCGGGCCGAGCATATCTTGCTGGGTGAGCTGTACCAGTTGTTCATCCTGCCGCCACTGCCGTTCCGTCGTCATTCCGTGCAGGCGCAAGTCTTGCGCGGGGTGCTGGCCCCCGGCGAGGCAGCGCTGGATATTTCGCTGGCCGAATTTGCCCGGCGCTGCGCCGAACCGGCAGAGCACCATCTGGCGGACGGGCATTGA
- a CDS encoding VanZ family protein, whose protein sequence is MTAPILPTLPPAPHRVPHWFALCYLGVIVVVSLYPFTDWEDSGQPWLEFLFYPLPYYRTSFDIGVNVLAYLPYGLALARVFRPAWLGVLAAVCLGGLTSVVIEIAQLYLPVRVASNLDVLCNTGGALLGALLATVPWSVRLGLLLRRARRRWLVADSSADYALMLGALWFLTQINPATTLFGVVVMPEGLPQPFESPLANPALFLFLLEAGGAMLNLTATLLFIASFLARRRDHAQVLAGFFLLAWLFKVVAAAAMLKPVAYFAWINPHVLAGLALGGVLTWLLTYAQRWLQTAIALVLLALAQLVAAQWPLVATHDDQRGLFRWAYHLTNINALSEFANHLWPWAAMACLLISALRQFRREQW, encoded by the coding sequence ATGACCGCGCCCATTCTGCCTACGCTGCCACCTGCGCCCCATCGGGTGCCGCACTGGTTCGCCCTGTGTTATCTGGGGGTGATTGTGGTGGTCAGCCTGTATCCGTTTACCGACTGGGAAGACAGCGGCCAGCCCTGGCTGGAGTTTCTGTTTTACCCTCTGCCGTATTACCGCACCAGTTTTGACATTGGCGTCAATGTGCTCGCCTACCTGCCCTATGGTCTGGCGCTGGCCAGGGTGTTTCGTCCGGCCTGGCTGGGCGTGCTGGCGGCAGTGTGCCTGGGCGGGCTGACCAGTGTGGTAATTGAAATTGCCCAGCTGTATCTGCCGGTGCGGGTGGCGTCCAACCTGGACGTGCTGTGCAACACTGGCGGTGCCTTGCTGGGGGCCTTGCTGGCCACCGTGCCGTGGAGCGTGCGTCTGGGCCTGCTGCTGCGCCGTGCCCGTCGGCGCTGGCTGGTGGCCGACAGCAGCGCCGATTACGCGCTGATGCTGGGCGCGTTGTGGTTTCTCACCCAGATCAACCCGGCCACCACGCTGTTTGGCGTGGTGGTGATGCCGGAAGGCCTGCCGCAGCCGTTTGAATCGCCGCTGGCCAATCCGGCCTTATTTCTGTTTTTGCTCGAAGCTGGCGGTGCCATGCTCAATCTGACCGCCACCTTGTTGTTCATCGCCAGTTTTCTGGCCCGTCGTCGCGACCATGCTCAGGTGCTGGCCGGGTTTTTTCTGCTGGCCTGGCTGTTCAAGGTGGTGGCGGCAGCGGCCATGCTCAAGCCGGTCGCTTACTTTGCCTGGATCAACCCGCATGTGCTGGCCGGGCTGGCGCTGGGTGGGGTGCTTACCTGGTTGCTGACCTACGCCCAGCGCTGGCTGCAAACCGCCATTGCGCTGGTGCTGCTGGCCTTGGCCCAACTGGTGGCGGCGCAGTGGCCGCTGGTGGCCACCCACGACGACCAGCGCGGCCTGTTCCGCTGGGCCTACCATCTGACCAACATCAATGCCTTATCCGAGTTTGCCAACCATCTGTGGCCATGGGCAGCGATGGCATGCTTGCTGATTTCTGCACTGCGCCAGTTCCGACGCGAACAGTGGTAG
- a CDS encoding DUF86 domain-containing protein — protein MRDDVLFNKAATIERCVARAKEEFTAAGDSFATDFTRQDAAVLNVQRACEAALDMGQHLIRHEKLGIPQSARDVFALLHAGGWIDSALAVNLQKMVGFRNIAVHDYQALLIPIVTEVIRHHLDDFLRYSQHLLQRAHKTP, from the coding sequence ATGCGTGATGATGTGTTGTTCAACAAGGCGGCCACGATTGAGCGTTGTGTGGCGCGGGCAAAAGAAGAATTCACCGCTGCTGGTGATTCTTTTGCTACTGATTTCACTCGCCAGGATGCGGCAGTGCTGAATGTGCAACGGGCGTGCGAAGCGGCGCTGGACATGGGGCAGCACTTGATTCGCCACGAAAAACTGGGCATTCCACAAAGCGCACGCGATGTGTTTGCTTTGTTGCATGCTGGCGGCTGGATTGATTCGGCCTTGGCGGTCAATCTGCAAAAGATGGTCGGATTTCGCAATATCGCCGTGCATGACTATCAGGCCTTGCTGATTCCGATTGTCACCGAGGTGATTCGTCATCATCTGGACGACTTTTTGCGCTACAGCCAGCATCTGCTTCAGCGCGCCCATAAGACCCCTTAG
- a CDS encoding PotD/PotF family extracellular solute-binding protein yields MKKLLLSMSLLASSMAFAADELHLYNWNNYLTEATAKRFEQSCKCKLVQDYYGDNEEMLAKLAAGAKGYDIVVPTGFAVQTLIGQKAAAPLDKAQLANLKNVNPGYMGGFFDKANAYSVPYSFTTTVLGYNETQLQKAGVLDKANSWALIFDPAVVSKIKGKVTVLDSQRELMSAALMYLGYPANETDPAKWKQAQQVILKAKPYWAAFNNQSYIKELTLGNAWVSLGYSSDLFQAQQDAIKAKRPFKLGFGLQQEGNTLSLDNLVILKDAPRKDLAHKFINFMLDGKNAADLTNEVGAGNPNQAAMPNVKPEITKLSAIFPSKEALPKLQQLQDLNSKQRRDMNKLWSEIKLK; encoded by the coding sequence ATGAAAAAGCTGCTGCTGTCGATGTCCTTGCTGGCCAGTTCCATGGCGTTTGCCGCTGATGAGCTGCACCTGTACAACTGGAACAACTACCTGACCGAAGCTACGGCCAAGCGCTTCGAGCAATCCTGCAAGTGTAAGCTGGTGCAGGATTACTACGGTGACAACGAAGAAATGCTGGCCAAGCTGGCTGCCGGTGCCAAGGGCTACGACATTGTGGTGCCTACTGGCTTTGCCGTGCAGACCCTGATTGGCCAGAAAGCCGCTGCGCCGCTGGACAAGGCCCAGCTGGCTAATCTGAAGAACGTCAACCCTGGCTATATGGGCGGCTTCTTCGACAAGGCCAATGCCTACTCGGTGCCGTACTCGTTTACCACCACCGTGCTGGGCTACAACGAAACCCAGCTGCAAAAAGCCGGCGTGCTGGACAAGGCCAATAGCTGGGCGCTGATTTTTGATCCGGCAGTGGTGTCCAAGATCAAGGGCAAGGTCACCGTGCTGGATTCGCAGCGCGAGCTGATGTCGGCGGCGCTGATGTATCTGGGCTACCCGGCCAATGAAACCGACCCGGCCAAGTGGAAGCAGGCCCAGCAGGTGATCCTCAAGGCCAAGCCGTACTGGGCCGCTTTCAACAACCAGAGCTATATCAAGGAACTCACCCTGGGCAACGCCTGGGTGTCGCTGGGCTATTCCAGCGACCTGTTCCAGGCCCAGCAGGATGCCATCAAGGCCAAGCGTCCGTTCAAGCTCGGCTTTGGCCTGCAACAGGAAGGCAACACCCTGTCGCTGGATAATCTGGTCATCCTGAAAGATGCGCCGCGCAAGGATCTGGCGCACAAGTTCATCAACTTCATGCTGGATGGCAAGAACGCCGCCGACCTGACCAACGAAGTGGGTGCCGGCAACCCCAACCAGGCGGCGATGCCGAACGTCAAGCCGGAAATCACCAAGCTGTCGGCCATTTTCCCCAGCAAGGAAGCCCTGCCCAAGCTGCAACAGCTGCAGGACCTCAACAGCAAGCAGCGTCGTGACATGAACAAGCTGTGGTCGGAAATCAAGCTGAAGTAA
- a CDS encoding nucleotidyltransferase domain-containing protein: MPTQTLPSPLAHALTPDGLIVCTLRALWPEALAVYAFGSQMQGQAGPDSDLDLALLLPAYADPLVRWDVAQQLAIALGCDVDLLDLRAASTVMQYQVITTGQCLWAQQPAAGLFECFVLSEKLDFDAARAGLLADIAQQGKVYA; the protein is encoded by the coding sequence ATGCCCACTCAAACGCTCCCTTCCCCGCTCGCCCACGCCCTCACCCCAGACGGCCTGATTGTGTGCACCTTGCGCGCACTCTGGCCCGAAGCGCTGGCGGTGTATGCTTTTGGCAGCCAGATGCAAGGTCAGGCCGGCCCTGACAGCGATCTTGATCTGGCGCTATTGCTACCCGCTTATGCCGACCCCCTAGTACGCTGGGATGTGGCCCAGCAGCTGGCGATTGCGCTGGGCTGTGACGTGGATTTGCTCGACCTGCGTGCTGCCAGCACGGTGATGCAATATCAGGTGATTACCACGGGCCAATGTCTTTGGGCGCAGCAGCCGGCAGCGGGTTTGTTTGAATGCTTTGTGTTGAGCGAGAAACTGGATTTTGACGCCGCTCGCGCCGGGTTGCTGGCGGATATTGCCCAGCAAGGAAAAGTCTATGCGTGA
- a CDS encoding Spy/CpxP family protein refolding chaperone: protein MLRTSLRRLLVVVGVSAGLLSAGAWAMPPAGCDGPMHGRMMGHMHAAMDPAKVDARLDKLKSALKLSNGQQAGWQRYADFVREQAKQHREQFDKMREQTPPTRAPERMERMSEHMQLRMKSMEAMKDETRRFYDTLTDTQKTAFDQAMPQPRHGKR from the coding sequence ATGTTGCGTACCTCGTTGCGTCGTCTGCTGGTGGTGGTGGGTGTGAGTGCCGGGTTGCTGTCTGCCGGGGCGTGGGCGATGCCCCCCGCCGGATGTGATGGCCCGATGCATGGCCGCATGATGGGCCACATGCACGCCGCCATGGACCCGGCCAAGGTGGATGCCCGGCTGGATAAACTCAAAAGCGCGCTCAAGCTCAGCAATGGCCAGCAAGCCGGCTGGCAGCGTTATGCCGACTTTGTGCGTGAACAGGCCAAGCAGCACCGCGAGCAGTTTGACAAAATGCGCGAGCAAACCCCACCCACCCGCGCCCCGGAACGGATGGAGCGCATGAGCGAGCATATGCAGCTGCGCATGAAGTCGATGGAAGCGATGAAGGACGAAACCCGCCGCTTCTACGACACGCTGACCGACACGCAAAAAACCGCGTTCGATCAAGCCATGCCGCAGCCGCGCCACGGCAAGCGTTAA
- a CDS encoding VOC family protein: MFSHVFISVSQFDRALAFYSPLMATLGLEQRFCQPDTPWAGWHSPGGQRPLLLIGHPYNGQPHQPGNGQMVALSASSRAQVDAAHQLALVHGGQCDGAPGLRAHYHADYYGAYFRDPDGNKLCVVCHAPPEAAR, from the coding sequence ATGTTTTCCCATGTATTCATCAGCGTCAGCCAGTTTGACCGGGCGCTGGCGTTCTACTCGCCCCTCATGGCCACACTGGGCCTGGAACAGCGCTTTTGCCAGCCAGACACGCCCTGGGCCGGCTGGCACAGCCCAGGTGGCCAGCGGCCCTTGCTGCTGATTGGCCATCCCTACAATGGCCAGCCGCATCAGCCAGGCAATGGGCAGATGGTGGCGCTGTCGGCCAGCAGCCGGGCGCAGGTGGATGCGGCGCACCAGCTGGCACTGGTGCACGGCGGCCAATGTGACGGCGCGCCCGGCCTGCGTGCGCATTACCACGCCGACTATTACGGGGCGTACTTTCGCGATCCGGATGGCAACAAGCTATGCGTGGTATGCCATGCGCCGCCAGAGGCAGCGCGCTGA
- a CDS encoding HAMP domain-containing histidine kinase yields the protein MRLMPRSLFARLACLLVAAVAVALAASTWLMHRDRGEQYLRSRIEFNAHRLTDLARWYDSLGRAERERLAPLVSLPGLRIRLAVPGARPPEREFLPPGAQLLELALRDADPQRSVELHRIERQPPDLDAPPGRRVQVWLRLADGDWMVAQVRLTGGGHAPPPPPFLGQLAATLAAVLLVALIAARSMTRPLDQLADAADALGRDLKRPPLTLRGAQEVQRVAQAFNRMQAQLLEHLDTRIKLLAAMSHDLKTPITRLKLRAELLDEDEVREKFIRDLDEMQALVQETLAYLRDEVAGVSPELCDLNSLLDAWLADRAELGQQPQRHGQAQRPLRTAPAALRRIVDNLLDNAYRYAPGDVSLTLHDEGDSVTLSIRDHGPGIPAEQLERVFEPFYRLDSSRNRSLGGSGLGLTIARHLAHQLGGSLRLDSPAEGGLCAVVCLPRR from the coding sequence ATGCGACTGATGCCCCGCTCGCTGTTTGCCCGGCTGGCGTGTTTGCTGGTGGCCGCGGTGGCAGTGGCCCTGGCGGCCAGCACCTGGCTGATGCACCGTGACCGGGGCGAGCAGTATCTGCGCAGCCGCATCGAGTTCAATGCCCACCGGCTGACCGATCTGGCGCGCTGGTACGACTCGCTTGGCCGCGCCGAACGCGAGCGCCTGGCCCCGCTGGTGTCCCTGCCTGGCCTGCGCATCCGCCTGGCCGTGCCTGGTGCCCGCCCGCCCGAGCGCGAGTTTTTGCCGCCCGGCGCACAATTGCTCGAACTGGCGCTGCGTGACGCTGATCCGCAGCGCAGCGTGGAACTGCACCGGATCGAGCGCCAGCCGCCCGACCTGGATGCCCCGCCGGGCCGGCGCGTGCAAGTGTGGTTGCGCCTGGCCGATGGCGACTGGATGGTGGCGCAGGTGCGCCTGACCGGCGGCGGTCACGCGCCGCCGCCCCCGCCGTTTCTTGGCCAGCTGGCCGCCACCCTGGCAGCGGTACTGCTGGTGGCACTGATTGCCGCGCGCAGCATGACCCGCCCGCTGGATCAACTGGCCGATGCCGCCGATGCGCTGGGGCGCGACCTGAAACGGCCACCGCTGACCTTGCGCGGCGCGCAGGAAGTCCAGCGCGTTGCCCAGGCGTTCAACCGCATGCAGGCGCAATTGCTTGAGCACCTGGACACCCGGATCAAGCTGCTGGCGGCGATGAGCCACGACCTGAAAACGCCAATTACCCGGCTGAAGCTGCGCGCCGAACTGCTCGACGAGGACGAGGTGCGGGAAAAATTCATCCGCGACCTGGATGAAATGCAGGCGCTGGTACAGGAAACCCTGGCCTATCTGCGCGATGAAGTGGCCGGAGTCAGCCCCGAGCTGTGCGACCTCAACAGCCTGCTCGACGCCTGGCTGGCCGACCGCGCCGAACTGGGCCAGCAGCCGCAGCGCCACGGCCAGGCACAACGCCCCTTGCGCACCGCCCCGGCAGCGCTGCGCCGGATTGTGGACAACCTGCTGGACAATGCTTACCGCTATGCACCGGGCGACGTCAGCCTGACGTTGCACGACGAGGGCGATAGTGTGACCCTGAGCATTCGTGACCACGGGCCGGGGATTCCCGCCGAGCAGTTGGAACGGGTGTTCGAGCCGTTTTACCGGCTGGACAGCTCACGCAATCGCAGCCTGGGCGGCAGCGGCCTGGGCCTGACCATTGCCCGCCATCTGGCCCATCAACTGGGCGGCAGCTTGCGGCTGGATAGCCCGGCGGAGGGTGGGTTGTGCGCGGTGGTGTGTTTGCCAAGGCGTTAA